The Candidatus Latescibacter sp. genome includes the window TCCAGATCGGAAACGAGGCCAAACCGGGGCCCCTCTTTCACCACCGCCACAAACTCATCTAAAAGGTCTTTCTGTCCCTCGGAATGGATTTCGACAGAACCGTCCTCACGGTTCCTTACCCACCCTTTGATGCTGTAACGGGAGGCCTGATCCCGTACAAAAA containing:
- a CDS encoding acylphosphatase — translated: MPQTLIHAVHMIVRGRVQGVGFRFFVRDQASRYSIKGWVRNREDGSVEIHSEGQKDLLDEFVAVVKEGPRFGLVSDLEVDWVEPTNYYTSFGIEF